From the genome of Geobacter sp. SVR, one region includes:
- a CDS encoding helix-turn-helix domain-containing protein produces MAPKTYNPVMSDHKLIDIIELLHQQTTPVSAAQISRELNMPHATVMSHMVVLLERKWVRQAGEMYEPGPRISGMYAVYLQGLKDRRGDLDREIRQLEV; encoded by the coding sequence ATGGCCCCCAAAACCTACAACCCGGTCATGAGCGACCACAAGCTGATTGACATCATTGAGCTGCTCCACCAGCAGACAACTCCCGTATCGGCGGCGCAGATCTCCAGGGAGCTGAACATGCCCCATGCCACGGTGATGAGCCACATGGTTGTGCTGCTGGAGCGCAAATGGGTGCGGCAGGCTGGCGAAATGTACGAGCCGGGCCCGCGCATCAGCGGCATGTATGCCGTGTATCTGCAGGGGCTGAAGGATAGGCGCGGCGATCTCGATCGCGAGATCCGCCAGTTGGAGGTGTGA
- a CDS encoding helix-turn-helix domain-containing protein produces the protein MSTKKFTNVQVAEIHARLMLALDLSSKTELAKRLAISIQTLKNRESRGVNSMADVELLCNKERLKREWVFSGIGEAKIIFPIKDPRVLLVAEPEISIHPDVVLKINQLLAQMSEEQQRDVLKYAEEKKLLSELMEERKKAG, from the coding sequence ATGTCAACGAAAAAGTTCACAAATGTTCAGGTGGCTGAAATTCATGCAAGGTTGATGTTGGCGCTAGATTTGTCCAGCAAGACCGAGCTGGCGAAGCGTTTAGCTATATCGATACAGACGCTGAAAAACAGGGAGAGCCGTGGAGTCAACAGCATGGCTGATGTTGAACTTTTGTGTAACAAGGAGAGACTGAAGCGGGAGTGGGTATTTTCGGGAATAGGCGAGGCAAAAATAATATTTCCGATAAAAGATCCGCGTGTTCTGCTGGTCGCTGAACCTGAAATAAGTATTCATCCTGATGTGGTCTTGAAGATCAATCAACTGCTCGCACAGATGTCCGAAGAGCAACAGAGAGATGTTTTAAAATACGCTGAAGAGAAGAAACTCCTCTCGGAGCTGATGGAAGAACGGAAAAAGGCAGGATAA
- a CDS encoding ribbon-helix-helix protein, CopG family has protein sequence MGAKKKSPRYNVLSFRVSDEELRLIESETSGSRQDFLHAVVMETVQIRREARQTRREERHLKWLQNAA, from the coding sequence ATGGGAGCGAAAAAGAAGAGCCCGCGCTATAACGTGCTGAGCTTCAGAGTTTCCGACGAAGAACTCCGGCTGATTGAGTCGGAGACATCCGGCAGCCGTCAGGATTTTCTTCATGCTGTGGTGATGGAGACCGTCCAGATCCGGCGCGAGGCAAGGCAGACCCGGAGAGAAGAGCGTCACCTGAAGTGGCTGCAGAATGCCGCTTGA
- a CDS encoding AAA family ATPase codes for MSMTRLETFVNLGYTKDPLKGKLHETGDMVRCRRILTMAVESRAMVSIVGDRGCGKTEAVKAAMERMDVKTIWPKRVDQENMTIADIKTAMILELSDENVKRGGIVSSAQLRRIVGTASGKRTAHGAETQIVVIIEEAQRLHKNTLRSLKTLREMDWAGKSELFTIILVAQSDPMNHPGVSEVRLRSDIVRMQGLSANEAAHYVRETIGKHFDPRAIELLAELPAARNYLELQELCVTLLNIALAAGRELVSVEDVRSVQPPEAEPVPRGQARGKQPAAPVSGATALQSVLNRRNGDAGGVPADGRASC; via the coding sequence ATGAGTATGACCAGACTGGAAACGTTTGTCAACCTCGGCTACACCAAGGATCCGCTCAAGGGCAAGCTGCACGAGACGGGAGACATGGTGCGGTGCCGGCGCATCCTCACCATGGCGGTCGAGAGCCGGGCCATGGTCAGCATCGTGGGGGACCGTGGCTGTGGGAAAACTGAGGCGGTCAAAGCGGCGATGGAACGGATGGATGTGAAAACCATCTGGCCCAAGCGGGTGGATCAGGAAAACATGACCATCGCCGATATCAAGACGGCCATGATCCTGGAGTTGTCCGACGAGAACGTCAAGCGCGGCGGCATCGTCAGCAGCGCCCAGTTGCGGCGGATCGTGGGCACGGCCAGCGGCAAACGGACCGCTCACGGCGCCGAAACTCAAATCGTCGTGATTATCGAAGAGGCCCAACGGCTGCACAAGAACACCCTGCGCTCTCTCAAAACACTGCGCGAGATGGATTGGGCGGGAAAGAGCGAACTCTTCACCATTATCCTTGTCGCCCAGTCAGACCCCATGAACCACCCCGGAGTCTCAGAGGTCCGGCTGCGCTCCGACATCGTCCGCATGCAGGGGCTCTCTGCCAACGAGGCCGCTCACTATGTGCGGGAAACCATCGGCAAGCACTTCGATCCCCGTGCCATTGAGCTGTTGGCCGAACTTCCTGCAGCCAGGAATTATCTGGAGCTGCAGGAGCTGTGTGTGACTCTGCTCAACATTGCCCTGGCAGCCGGTCGCGAGTTGGTGAGCGTGGAGGATGTGCGCTCCGTACAGCCCCCCGAGGCCGAGCCGGTGCCCAGGGGGCAGGCCCGCGGCAAGCAGCCTGCTGCCCCGGTCAGCGGCGCCACGGCCCTGCAGTCGGTGCTCAATCGCCGTAACGGCGATGCCGGCGGGGTACCGGCAGACGGGAGGGCCTCATGCTGA
- a CDS encoding glycoside hydrolase family 19 protein, which produces MLITVEQFRRLFPRSTEPEAWAAALNGILPRYAIYNNPLRLAMFLAQTGHESDGFTDLTENLNYSAEGLARTWPTRYAVDPKAATKVPNDLARRLHRQPEAIANNCYANRMGNGPESSGDGWRFRGYGLIQLTGRANREAFAKAIGQPLDAAEAYLLTYEGAIESACWYWSTRNINPLADAGNVLAVTKSINAGVNGLADRQARYAEALKILAV; this is translated from the coding sequence ATGCTGATCACGGTGGAACAATTCCGGCGCCTGTTTCCTCGCTCCACCGAACCCGAGGCCTGGGCGGCTGCGCTGAACGGCATCCTGCCGCGGTACGCTATCTACAACAACCCTCTGCGCCTAGCCATGTTCCTGGCCCAGACGGGGCACGAGTCCGACGGTTTCACCGACCTGACCGAAAACCTCAATTACAGCGCGGAGGGGCTGGCCAGGACGTGGCCCACCCGGTACGCCGTCGATCCCAAGGCCGCGACCAAGGTCCCTAACGACCTGGCCCGGCGCCTCCACCGCCAGCCCGAGGCGATCGCCAACAACTGCTACGCCAACCGCATGGGCAACGGTCCCGAGTCCAGCGGCGACGGCTGGCGCTTCCGTGGTTATGGCCTGATCCAGCTTACCGGCCGGGCTAACCGCGAGGCGTTCGCCAAGGCCATCGGCCAGCCCCTGGATGCGGCCGAGGCATACCTGTTGACCTACGAAGGCGCGATCGAATCGGCCTGCTGGTACTGGTCGACACGCAATATCAATCCGCTGGCCGACGCCGGCAATGTCCTGGCAGTTACCAAAAGCATCAACGCCGGCGTCAACGGTCTGGCCGATCGGCAGGCTCGCTACGCCGAGGCTTTGAAAATACTGGCAGTGTAA
- a CDS encoding phage protein GemA/Gp16 family protein encodes MKTESPTRRTSGPITKAQINTIMLICSQFGITKAERGELLEDRYGKSSTADLSSDQAGHFIAEYERKGFVIKGGKGYRPTARRAPVPRSGKVVALVNQDELDKITALAGLVLWRADNGLQLFLEKRMGLKEGKVRTSADAYLAIEGLKKMFEGQMKRTHGPGWWRLRFTNAAIMEYIELHCPKEYR; translated from the coding sequence ATGAAAACAGAATCCCCAACACGCCGCACCTCCGGCCCGATCACCAAAGCGCAAATCAACACCATCATGCTCATCTGCAGCCAGTTCGGGATTACGAAGGCAGAGCGCGGGGAACTGCTCGAGGATCGCTACGGCAAAAGCTCCACCGCGGATCTCAGCAGCGATCAGGCCGGGCACTTCATTGCGGAGTACGAGCGAAAGGGGTTTGTGATCAAGGGTGGTAAAGGCTATCGCCCCACTGCCAGGCGCGCGCCTGTTCCAAGGTCGGGAAAGGTCGTTGCCCTGGTTAATCAGGACGAGCTGGATAAAATCACCGCCCTGGCCGGGCTGGTCCTGTGGCGGGCGGATAATGGCCTGCAGCTGTTCCTGGAAAAACGCATGGGCCTGAAAGAGGGCAAGGTGCGCACCTCGGCTGATGCGTACCTTGCGATTGAGGGGCTGAAGAAGATGTTCGAGGGCCAGATGAAGCGCACTCACGGCCCTGGCTGGTGGCGCCTTCGTTTCACGAATGCCGCGATCATGGAATACATCGAATTGCACTGTCCCAAGGAATACAGATAG
- a CDS encoding DUF2786 domain-containing protein, which produces MKNREAIIDKIRKLLRLANSSNEHEAALAAARAQELLAKHNLDEAELTEREIPKEAGVASVDNVVKKPASWVYLLASAVAGAFDCKYFHSPYHGRVSFVGVDLDHEVASFTFGYLYRTINRLAAEFMGKSQQRRLTAKGKKKVRLSYCLGCTHIVSQKLREQHERTPITTTALVPIKEALIKQRMADFGIVETDLDEDNLSDRAYWAGRRDGAGIDHGRRAVRDKKAWPLRIEHRS; this is translated from the coding sequence ATGAAAAACCGTGAAGCGATTATAGACAAAATCCGTAAGCTGCTCCGGCTGGCCAACAGCAGCAACGAACACGAGGCGGCCCTGGCTGCAGCCCGCGCTCAGGAACTGCTGGCAAAGCACAATCTGGACGAGGCGGAACTTACGGAGCGGGAAATCCCCAAAGAGGCCGGCGTCGCCTCTGTAGATAACGTGGTGAAGAAACCTGCCTCGTGGGTGTATTTGCTGGCCTCCGCCGTGGCCGGAGCCTTCGACTGCAAGTACTTCCACAGCCCGTACCATGGCCGGGTGAGCTTCGTCGGTGTCGACTTGGATCACGAAGTAGCCTCATTCACCTTTGGCTATCTCTACCGGACAATTAATCGCCTGGCAGCAGAATTCATGGGAAAAAGCCAGCAGCGGCGCCTCACGGCCAAAGGCAAGAAGAAAGTGCGCCTGTCGTATTGCCTGGGTTGTACCCATATCGTCAGCCAGAAACTGCGCGAACAGCACGAGCGGACGCCGATCACCACCACCGCCCTGGTCCCGATCAAGGAAGCCTTGATCAAGCAGCGGATGGCCGACTTTGGGATTGTGGAGACCGACCTGGACGAAGACAACCTGAGCGATCGCGCTTACTGGGCCGGCCGTCGCGACGGGGCCGGGATCGATCACGGCCGCCGTGCTGTCCGCGACAAAAAGGCCTGGCCATTACGGATTGAGCACAGGAGCTGA
- a CDS encoding helix-turn-helix transcriptional regulator: MKQESTEVTACNIRAWMALRKVTNGKIATSAKVSLVMVSYVINGHRVSAPVIKTIARLCRVSVADLLAGPEAAEQNSRRAA; encoded by the coding sequence ATGAAACAGGAATCTACTGAAGTTACCGCCTGCAACATCCGGGCTTGGATGGCGCTCCGCAAGGTCACCAATGGCAAGATTGCCACGTCGGCAAAAGTCTCCCTCGTCATGGTTTCCTACGTCATCAACGGTCACCGCGTCAGCGCCCCTGTCATCAAAACCATCGCCCGTCTGTGCCGTGTCTCAGTCGCCGATCTGCTGGCCGGGCCGGAAGCTGCAGAACAAAACTCAAGGAGAGCAGCATGA